CGGCCGGTTCGCCGCGTCCCTGGCCAGGAAGATCGCCCCCGACGGCCCCGCGCCGATCTGCATCATGTCGCAGGGGACCAGCGGCGACCAGCAGTGGATGGACTACGGCAAGCCCAAGGCCGACCCCGGCCTCGACGCCTACGCCGAGCAGGTCGCCGCGTCGGCCTTCCGGGCCTATCAAACCATCAAGAGCTATCAGGACCGGCCCGCCCTGGCGATGGCCGAGACCACCCTCACCCTCGGCCGCCGCACGCCCGGCCCCGAGCGGCTGGAATGGGCCCGCAAGATCGTCGCGGCCATGGGCGACCGTCCCCCCAAGTCGATCGGCGAGGTCTATCCTAAAGAAGCGGTCCACCTGCACGACGAGCCCGAGCGGACGCTCAAGCTCCAGGCGGTCCGCGTCGGCGACCTGGGGATCGTCGCCATCCCCGACGAGGTCTACGCCCTCACCGGCCTGAAGCTCAAGGCCCGCAGCCCGCTCCCGCTGACGATGAACGTCGAGCTGGCCAACGGCTCCGAGGGCTACATCCCGCCCCCCGAGCAGCACGCCCTCGGCGGCTACACGACGTGGCCCGCCCGCACCGCCGGGCTGGAGGTCCAGGCCGAGCCGAAGATCCTCGACGCCGCGCTCGGCCTGCTGGAGCGGGTCGCCGGCAAGCCCCGTCGCGGCGAACGCCCCGCGGCGACGCGGTACGCCGGGATCGTCCTCGGCGCGCGGCCCGCGGCCTTCTGGCGGCTCGACGAGATGGACGGCGCCGACGCCCTCGACGCGACCGGCCGCGAGCGCGCGGCGCGACGTCGAGGCGGGGTCGCCCTCTTCCTCCCGGGACCCGACCTGCCGGGCTTCCGCGCCTCGGGCGGCGCGATCGACCGGGCCTCGCACCTGGCCGGCGGCGCGATCACGGCCGACCTCCCCCTCTCGCCCGAGGTTTACTCCGTCGACCTCTGGTTCTGGAACGGCCTCGAGCCCGCCGGCCGGGCCGTCGCCGGCGTGCTGTTCGAGCGCGGCCGCAGCGCCGCGCCGGGCGACGCGGTCCACCTCTCGGGGGCCGTCGCGGGGACTCCGCCCAACCGCCTCGTCTTCACCCACGGCGACGCCAAGTCCGCCCCGGCGACCGTGGGCAAGGCGGACGTCGCGCCGAAGGCGTGGCACCACCTCGCGCTCGTCCGCCAGGGCCGCCGCGTGCTCGTCTATCTCGACGGGGCCCTGGACGTCGAGGCCGACGCCGACGTCGACCCGCTGCCGCGCGGCGCCGCCTCCACCTTCACCCTCGGCGACCGGGGGGACCACGCCGAGAGCCTCGAAGGCAAGCTCGACGAGGTCGCCGTCTACGACCGGGTCCTGTCCGCCGACGAGGTCGCCGAGCACGTCCGCGCCGCCTTCGACCCCTCGCTGGATTAGGCCGGATCCGGCTTCTGGCTCCGCAAGGTCCGCTCGACGAACCGCCGCACCGAGGGCTCCAGCAGCTTGATCGCCAGGGGCACCTTCCCGCGCGCATGGACGTGCGTCGGATCGAGGTTCAGCACGACCTCGTACGCCGGGCCGATCAGGGTCGCCGACGTCCGGTCATTCGACCATTCCACGCTCCGGATCCACCGCGCATGCTCCTCGCGCGCCTTCTCGATCGCCGTCTCGAAGTTCGCCCGCGCGGCGTCCCACGGCTGGCCGTGCTCGATCGACATGTTCAATTGAGCCATCTTTCGAAAATTCTCCCGGCGAACTTGACGTCCGTACACCAGCGATGTATGTTTCGGCGTCCCTGGTGGCGGAGCGACCGGAGCGTGGCCCCGGACGGCCGAAATTCAAGACGCGTCCCAAACGGATTATAGGGAGGTTCTCATGCTGCGAATCTTTACGTTCAACGTCCTGGTCCTGTCCGCGAGCCTCGTCGCCACCGCCCTGGGCGCGGGGGACGAGGGGAAGAAGTCCTCGCCGGTGACGGCCAAGGCGGCCTTCGACCGCCTCAAGACGGTCGTGGGCGAGTGGAAGAACTCCAAGCCCTGCAACGGCGGCGAAGGCGAGGGCTCCGACGTGGTCCGGTACAAGCTCACCGGCGCCGGCTCGGCCCTGGTGGAGACCTCCTCCCCCGACACCCCGATGGAGATGATCTCGGTCTACCACCTCGACGGCGACGACCTCAAGATGACCCATTACTGCGCCATCAAGAACCAGCCCCGGCTGAAGCTGGACAGGGCCGCGTCGACGGCCGACCGCCTGGTCTTCGTCTTCGACGGCGGCGCGAACATCGACCCGTCCAAGGACATGTACATCAGCGGCCTCGTCATGAACTTCCATCCCGACGGCAAGATCGTGTCGGAATGGGACTGCAATCAGGGCGCCGAAAAGGTGGGCCCGACCACCTTCGAGCTGACCCGCGCCCCGAAGTGAGGCCCGCGACGAACCTCGTCGAGACCGCGGGATGAGATGAAAAAAAGACGCCTCGGAACCCCCGCGACGGCGAGGGGGTTTCCGAGGCGTCGCGCTTTTTTCCCGTTCAGCGGCTGTTCCAAAGGGTCGGCTGCGTCCCCGAACGACGGCCTTCCCCCCTCGCGGGGGAAGGTGGCCCGGAGGGCCGGATGAGGGGGAGACGAGCACAAATGCCGTCGTCATAACATCCGGCCTGCCGGCGGATTCCGTCGAAGCTTCCCCCTCATCCAACCCCTGCGGGGTCTGCCTTCCCCCGCGAGGGGGGCGTCGGAACGGTCCCGCTCTACGACCTTGCGGAACGGTCTTCGCGTCGACGGCGCACGACGACCCCGCCCAGCCCCGCCGCGCCGAGGCACGCCAGGGCCAGCGAGGAGGGCTCGGGGACGGCCGACGGCGCCAGGCCCCGCACGCCGACGGTGAACCCGTTCCAGTTCTCGTTGGTCAGGCTGGTCCACGTGATCGTGGTGACCGCGCCCTGGAACTCGATGACGCCGTGCGGCTCGCCCGTGCCGTTGAGCTGGTAGACGCCCGGGGACGGATTCGTCTTGTCCAGCGTGCCGTCGCCCCAGTAGCCCCGGCCGTAGCTCAGGATCTCGAAATCGCTGTCGAACCGATAGCCGTTGCCGTTGAGGCTGACGACCGCGAACAGGAGATTGCTGACGGCCTTGGAGAAGGTCAGCGTCTTCACGGAGGCCTGCGACAGCGCGATCATCTCGGCCGCGGGCGGGGCGTTGTCGACCGTCGCGCTCAGATAGGGTGCCGAGGGCTCGAAATAGTTGGTCCCGGTCCCGGTCTGGAGGAACTGGATCTCGCCCGTGTAGGTGACGTCGATCGCCTCGCCGTCGATCATCAGGACCCCGGACGCCGTCCCGTTCGTCCCTTCGGTCCCGCTCCGCCAGTCCGTCCAGATGACCGGCGCGGATCGGGCCGCGGGCGTCGCGGCCAGCATGAGCGCGAGGACCAGGCCCCGATACGTCCACAGAGTCCTATTCGTCATCGCAGGGTGCCTCTCAGGGGAATCGTCGTATCCAGCTCACGCCAAGATCCCTCACTCATGCTAAGAATCACAACCAATCGGTGCCGGTCGTGTCAAATATTTTAAATCATTAACTGCCGTAATCCGTCCTTATTCGTACGAAATGATGACTGAAGGCATCGGCGCGATGCCTGCGACGGGTGTCGGGGGGGGCCGGGGCTTCGTCCGTTTCCGACCCGGCGCCGCCCCGGTCGTTGTGCTCGGCCGGCCACGCGGTATCTTGGGGTTCGGCGGGAGCGATCGGAATCCGGGACGACGATGGGGACGATGAGCATGTCGCGAGCGATGGGGTGGAAGGCGGCGGTCGCCGTGGCGGCGATCGGGACGGCGTTCGGGGTCTCGACGCGGAGCGCCGGGGCCGCGGAGAAGCTCAAGGTCCTGATCGTCGAGGGCCAGAACAACCACGCCTGGAAGGCGACGACGCCGCTGCTGAAGGCCGAGCTGGAGAAGTCGGGCCGGTTCGCGGCGACCGTGGCGACGACGCCCCCGTCCAAGGCCCCGGCGTCGGCCTGGGAGTCGTTCCGCCCCGCGTTCAAGTCGTACGACGTCGTCCTGACCAACTACAACGGCGATCCCTGGCCGGCCCCCATCCGCAAGGAGCTGGAGGAATTCGTCGCCGGCGGCGGCGGGCTCGTGGTCATGCACGCGGCGAACAACGCCTTCGCCGACTGGCCGGCGTACAACGAGATGATCGGCCTGGGCTGGCGCGACCCGGGCTTCGGCGACCGGATCACGATCGACGACGCCGGCCAGGTCGTCCGCACGCCCAAGGGGCAGGGGCCCGGCTCCGGCCACGGCCCCCGGCACGCCTACACGGTCGTCGTCCGCAAGGCCGACCACCCGATCGTCAAGGGCCTCCCCCACGAGTGGACCCACGCGACCGACGAGCTGTACCACGGCCAGCGCGGGCCGGCGAAGGACATGGAGGTGCTCGCCTCGGCCTACTCCGACAAGGCCAAGGGGGGCACCGGGACGAACGAGCCCATGCTCTGGACCGTCCCGTTCGGCAAAGGCCGCGTCGTCACCAACGTCATGGGCCACACCGCCGGCGACGACCTGGTCGCGATCGAGTCCCCCGACTTCCGCGCCCTGATCGTCCGCTCCGCCGAGTGGGCCGCCACCGGCGCCGTCACCCTGCCGCCCCCCGCCGACTTCCCGACGGCGGCGAAATAACTCATAGCGCCTTCGCCCCACCCCCCGGCCGCGCACCGCGGCCGGGGGGCGACGCCCCACTCACCGCGAGGTCGCGCCGATCCGGCCCACTTCGCGGAGCCGCCGCGCCGAGCCCACGGCCGCGAAACCGAGGCCCGCGATCGCCAGCAAGGCCAGGCTCCCCGGCTCGGGGACGCTGGGCGAGACGCTTTGGGGCAGGCCCTGGACGCTCACCACGTCGAAGCCGGGGGAGCCCCCGAAGTTGTCCAGGCCGACGATCTTGACCGCCCGGACGAAATCGGTGTAGCCGATCGCGGCCAGGTCGAGCGCGGTCGTCACGTCGTCCTGGGCGATCCCGAGAAGCGTAAAAGTCACGCCGTCCGGGCTCACGTAGACCTCGGCCCGCTCGCCGCTCGCGCCGACCTCGCGGATGAAAACGTCGTCCCCGACCCCGTCGAAGATGACCTCGTCGGTGAAGCCGACGGTGATGTAAGAGCCCATCGGCAGGGAGAGGAAGTCGGTGAACCCGGTCGGGCCCGGATCGTCGCCCAGGACCACGTCCAGGGAGACGGGGATCGGGAAGCCCGGGCCGTCCGGGAACGTCCCGCCGTAGGGGCCCGCCAGGGGCCCGGCCCCGCTGTCGAAATAGTCGAGGACCACGTCGGCGAAGCCGAGCGGTCCGGCCTCCGCGGGGGGCCCGAGGGCGAGCAGGAAGAGAATGCAAGCGGCGCACCGGCGGCCTCTCATGGGATCGCTCCTTCCAGGTTGAATCGAGGGCGTTCGATACTTCCGGCGATGAATCCGATCGCCGCTACAATTACGTACCAAACCTGTGTTATTAACTTATTTAACTAATTTAATTAATAACATGATGTTTCTCGTTAGATGTCATTGATTCAACGCGTCCTCGGGTCGGGGCCGGAGGATCCGGGCGAGCGACGATCGACGCGGCGGCTCCCGAACCGCTAAAATCGTCCGCTGCGAAGATCTACACCCGATGATGGGGGGAGCCTTATGTCGAGCATTGCGACCGAGCCGCCGATCGGCGACGACCTGAACGAGCAGCCCGAGGACCGAGGGATCGTCGTCGACGACCCGCTCCTGGCCGAGGCCGCGGTCGAGGCCCCGCCGAAGCCCGAGCGGCTGGTCTCGATCGACGCGCTGCGCGGGTTCGACATGTTCTGGATCATCGGCGGCGACGCCCTGGCGCGGTCGCTCTGCGCCTGGTGGGGGACGCCCCAGAGCGCCGTGCTCGGCGAGCAGTTCGAGCACGTCGAGTGGGAGGGGTTCCGGTTCTACGACCTGATCTTCCCGATGTTCCTGTTCGTCGTCGGGGCCGTGATCCCGTTCTCGCTCAAGAAGTACCAGACCGGCGAGCATCCGCGGGCCCAGGCCCTCTGGCGGACGGCGCGGCGGGTGGCGCTCCTGCTCGCGTTGGCGTACATCTACAACGGCGTGCTCAAGTTCGACTTCAAGAACCTGCGGTACGTCGGCGTGCTCCAGCGGATCGCGGTCTGCTACGGGATCGCCGCGGTGATCTACCTGTTCACGAAGGCGCGCACGCAGGCGATCGTCGTCGCGGCGATCCTGCTCGGCTACTGGGCGCTGCTGGCGCTCGTCCCCGCGCCCGAGACGGGGATCCGCGGCGACTACAGCAAGGCGACGAACCTCTCGGGCTACGTCGACCGCCACGTCCTGCCGGGTCGGATCTTCAAGGGCTATTACGGCACCGGCGACAACGAGGGCCTGCTCTCGACCATCCCCGCCGTGGCCACCGCATTGCTCGGCGTCCTGGCCGGCGAGTGGCTGCTCTCGACGCGGCGGCCCGGGATCAAGGCCGTCGGGCTCGTGGGTGCGGGCGTGTTAAGCGTCGCGGCGGGCTATGGCTGGGGCCAGAGCTTCCCGATCATCAAGAACCTCTGGACGAGTTCCTTCGTCCTGGTCGCGGGGGGCTTCAGCCTGATCCTGCTGGGCCTCTTCTACACGGTGATCGACGTCTGGAAGCTGCGCGGGTGGGCCTTCTTCTTCGTCGTGATCGGCATGAACGCGATCACGATCTACATGGCCCAGAGCATCATCCCGTTCCCGACGATCCGCGACTACTTCCTGTCGGGGACGCTCGCGATGCTGAGCCGGCCGGTCGCCCTCATCCTCGGGGCCTTGGGCGTGCTGGCGATCAAGTGGCTGTTCCTGTACCACCTCTACCGGACGAAGACCTTCCTGCGGGTCTGATCGACGGGCGCGCGACGACGCCCGGCGCGGGGCCGGGCGTCGCCGCATCAAGTCGTGACGCCGACCGTCAGCGCTGGGGGTCGGCCGGGGTCGCGGGGGC
The DNA window shown above is from Paludisphaera mucosa and carries:
- a CDS encoding LamG domain-containing protein, with the translated sequence MKTAIRGLLVMATAILGATGAQAGDGAGFRAGAATVDVSPTAFPVIVNGGFLQATATANEDPLHARCIVLDDGTSRLAIVIVDSCMMPRELIDDAKARASKSTGIAVDRMLVAATHTHTAPSVMGALGTPVDPAYAAFLPGKIAEAIEKAAAALAPAEVGWGVVDDPEHTHTRRWIRRPDRIGEDPFGDKTVRANMHPGHVNPDAIAPSGPSDPALTVLAIRAPGGRPIAVLANYSMHYYGATPVSADYYGRFAASLARKIAPDGPAPICIMSQGTSGDQQWMDYGKPKADPGLDAYAEQVAASAFRAYQTIKSYQDRPALAMAETTLTLGRRTPGPERLEWARKIVAAMGDRPPKSIGEVYPKEAVHLHDEPERTLKLQAVRVGDLGIVAIPDEVYALTGLKLKARSPLPLTMNVELANGSEGYIPPPEQHALGGYTTWPARTAGLEVQAEPKILDAALGLLERVAGKPRRGERPAATRYAGIVLGARPAAFWRLDEMDGADALDATGRERAARRRGGVALFLPGPDLPGFRASGGAIDRASHLAGGAITADLPLSPEVYSVDLWFWNGLEPAGRAVAGVLFERGRSAAPGDAVHLSGAVAGTPPNRLVFTHGDAKSAPATVGKADVAPKAWHHLALVRQGRRVLVYLDGALDVEADADVDPLPRGAASTFTLGDRGDHAESLEGKLDEVAVYDRVLSADEVAEHVRAAFDPSLD
- a CDS encoding PEP-CTERM sorting domain-containing protein — its product is MTNRTLWTYRGLVLALMLAATPAARSAPVIWTDWRSGTEGTNGTASGVLMIDGEAIDVTYTGEIQFLQTGTGTNYFEPSAPYLSATVDNAPPAAEMIALSQASVKTLTFSKAVSNLLFAVVSLNGNGYRFDSDFEILSYGRGYWGDGTLDKTNPSPGVYQLNGTGEPHGVIEFQGAVTTITWTSLTNENWNGFTVGVRGLAPSAVPEPSSLALACLGAAGLGGVVVRRRREDRSARS
- a CDS encoding ThuA domain-containing protein; its protein translation is MSMSRAMGWKAAVAVAAIGTAFGVSTRSAGAAEKLKVLIVEGQNNHAWKATTPLLKAELEKSGRFAATVATTPPSKAPASAWESFRPAFKSYDVVLTNYNGDPWPAPIRKELEEFVAGGGGLVVMHAANNAFADWPAYNEMIGLGWRDPGFGDRITIDDAGQVVRTPKGQGPGSGHGPRHAYTVVVRKADHPIVKGLPHEWTHATDELYHGQRGPAKDMEVLASAYSDKAKGGTGTNEPMLWTVPFGKGRVVTNVMGHTAGDDLVAIESPDFRALIVRSAEWAATGAVTLPPPADFPTAAK
- a CDS encoding PEP-CTERM sorting domain-containing protein, coding for MRGRRCAACILFLLALGPPAEAGPLGFADVVLDYFDSGAGPLAGPYGGTFPDGPGFPIPVSLDVVLGDDPGPTGFTDFLSLPMGSYITVGFTDEVIFDGVGDDVFIREVGASGERAEVYVSPDGVTFTLLGIAQDDVTTALDLAAIGYTDFVRAVKIVGLDNFGGSPGFDVVSVQGLPQSVSPSVPEPGSLALLAIAGLGFAAVGSARRLREVGRIGATSR
- a CDS encoding acyltransferase family protein, whose amino-acid sequence is MSSIATEPPIGDDLNEQPEDRGIVVDDPLLAEAAVEAPPKPERLVSIDALRGFDMFWIIGGDALARSLCAWWGTPQSAVLGEQFEHVEWEGFRFYDLIFPMFLFVVGAVIPFSLKKYQTGEHPRAQALWRTARRVALLLALAYIYNGVLKFDFKNLRYVGVLQRIAVCYGIAAVIYLFTKARTQAIVVAAILLGYWALLALVPAPETGIRGDYSKATNLSGYVDRHVLPGRIFKGYYGTGDNEGLLSTIPAVATALLGVLAGEWLLSTRRPGIKAVGLVGAGVLSVAAGYGWGQSFPIIKNLWTSSFVLVAGGFSLILLGLFYTVIDVWKLRGWAFFFVVIGMNAITIYMAQSIIPFPTIRDYFLSGTLAMLSRPVALILGALGVLAIKWLFLYHLYRTKTFLRV